A stretch of Dysidea avara chromosome 5, odDysAvar1.4, whole genome shotgun sequence DNA encodes these proteins:
- the LOC136255571 gene encoding rapamycin-insensitive companion of mTOR-like isoform X2: MLCLVNHPDTRQYMYAHLDIESVMAPITDLHYQFEAVELDMKKSLEDRETHVEASKVALTAMLKSWSGLIYLSQSGVIRTLLEVLPLADPFVQKALLEVFFDVFQIRIPEWTECFIQVLKSVETSQFSHDWMLDEGWIAEEGMYLLPPRITSRTNLVISYLSMLLVTLIKCGLSKAFTKLYERCYKSMEQQRVAVRATVLIGELIHFSSSYIPVELSHRVHCVPDLIASATQFTNHARRSLASQVVSCLDRVHQLKKKSAKPSSLFLDLILKQTGYHKKTTHYDFSQFVSQDFDDAVLLNIIRDTQVIHTKDYSKWNLDLVISLLQSPALQFSRLDDTYGIKFIKRLTNFFKPSNYIFTSISYNTQNMKTFSTIGCSLVNFLTKTTEGTQRFLIDLIADIVSQLSQVTAHKKTADVFTPQCIQNTLCRDYFLFIGYVSYQKPAVLLACNAYAPLLAICDIPNRNDLIKLIISSLDYGHDVYSRVILNKVLTASDQAMRLYATKHLGVLLRAKMQFFNNWGIQMLVTQLYDVDEEVAMKAVDILDEACEEESCLIALIIHRPALLHLAEKGVSLLTRFISTSRGFTLMKELGYLDSELLRWFTNYNEVYVQLVERRLAEAFTSYKCAQEGSYVRRSAIKSCRKAEVFVPIHFYGQLIQQRSGCELLKKKDHVKIFADIIRRRVTSSTNVLNTKAILWALGHIGSSGLGLDLLIAADIISEIVVMATSNPVFSIRGTCFYTLCLIAKTTKGVQQLKQLGWVSVCHSHEHKWPVVTNKNIKMTTPPLKKERSIVQQKSLPEVVLSEESPDIMAMKRRAMLKKSSSTMASAIPQKITEGKVFEDVSDVMATSQRTKGEFPRSRANNMSPQQRPISMISLSSLEGEMTSPPSGTDKPMTIGSSHKTSSTGSYLGLCVPLEYDTMYKFKMESFKGSWPASFPANLDQPGVVGLSHDPSQCLQCSYKPLSQQRHYSVDFKDHVTFVPTNAQQENKMRPRTGTNDSAISSDSSHTPNQTAAMYHVTSHTPNRNDSGLDEEAEQPKRRGSLAGSLGGVAAISELYDSTDFTSSGGSHTTIDSHVSHLVRSIHEEREAVRKDVLSLVTKLSSEVAARANTQGLNLLFEQYPETAQDVCLYSQVSDLLTVYQYSMARRRVVQSKFQDMTFDSIFPDDHQDDWSGGNKTAHQSPLVHCDSFTGSVPSSVVKQQQQRRRSSTGDLEQLQDDIKKSVKLQLGQTDEQTDISISNRMLLPVKIEAIGTPSSVDSAELNPITVVTQLQNGQAKEEDIIRIHHQSAENGSGDIASSNA, translated from the exons AGACATCCCAGTTCTCCCATGACTGGATGCTGGACGAGGGATGGATTGCAGAAGAGGGGATGTACCTCCTGCCCCCTCGGATTACAAGCAG GACCAACTTGGTCATCAGCTACTTGTCAATGTTGTTGGTAACGTTGATCAAATGTGGCCTTTCCAAG GCATTTACCAAGTTGTATGAACGTTGCTACAAGTCTATGGAGCAACAAAGAGTGGCTGTCAGGGCAACTGTGTTGATAGGGGAACTGATACACTTT AGTAGCTCATACATTCCAGTGGAGTTATCTCATAGAGTTCATTGTGTTCCTGACCTCATAGCATCAGCTACCCAGTTCACCAACCATGCTCGGAGAAG CTTAGCATCACAAGTGGTTAGCTGCCTGGATAGGGTACATCAGTTGAAGAAGAAATCAGCTAAGCCATCCAGTCTCTTCCTTGATTTGATATTGAAACAG ACCGGATATCACAAGAAGACTACACACTATGACTTCAGTCAGTTTGTGTCTCAG GATTTTGATGATGCAGTTCTCCTCAACATAATTAGGGACACTCAA GTGATCCACACAAAGGACTACAGCAAATGGAACCTGGATCTGGTGATCTCGTTGTTACAG TCACCAGCTCTTCAATTCTCAAGATTGGATGATACGTATGGAATAAA GTTTATCAAGAGATTGACCAACTTCTTCAAGCCGAGTAACTACATCTTTACCAGCATATCATATAACAcacaaaacatgaaaaccttctCCACCATTGGCTGTAGTCTTGTCAACTTCCTAACCAAGACAACCgag GGCACACAGCGGTTCCTCATAGACCTCATAGCAGATATAGTATCCCAGCTAAGTCAG GTGACGGCACACAAGAAGACAGCAGATGTGTTCACTCCACAGTGTATACAGAACACTTTGTGTCGTGATTACTTCCTGTTTATTGGTTATGTTAGTTACCAGAAGCCGGCAGTGTTGTTAGCATGTAATGCATATGCTCC TCTCCTGGCGATATGTGACATACCCAATCGTAATGACTTGATAAAGTTGATTATTTCATCGTTGGATTATGGACATGATGTGTATAGTAGGGTCATACTAAACAAGGTGTTGACGGCTAGTGATCAG GCAATGAGACTATATGCTACTAAACACCTCGGAGTGTTACTACGTGCTAAGATGCAGTTCTTTAACaattggggtatacaaatgttGGTTACCCAG CTGTATGATGTTGATGAGGAGGTTGCCATGAAAGCGGTGGACATCCTTGATGAAGCTTGTGAAGAAGAG TCATGTCTAATAGCATTGATCATCCATCGACCAGCATTGTTACATCTTGCTGAGAAGGGTGTGTCTCTATTAACAAG GTTCATCTCAACCTCCCGAGGGTTCACCCTGATGAAGGAGCTAGGTTATCTTGATAGTGAGCTACTAAGATGGTTCACTAATTACAATGAGGTCTATGTCCAGTTGGTGGAGCGACGACTAGCTGAGGCCTTCACCTCTTATAAATGTGCACAGGAGGGTAGCTATGTTAGGAGATCTGCTATCAA GAGTTGTCGTAAGGCTGAAGTGTTTGTGCCAATCCACTTCTATGGTCAATTGATACAGCAACGATCTGGTTGTGAACTACTGAAGAAAAAG GATCATGTCAAGATATTTGCTGACATCATACGACGTCGTGTGACATCATCAACCAATGTGCTCAACACTAAAGCTATCCTCTGGGCCCTG GGTCATATTGGTTCATCAGGTCTTGGACTTGACCTGTTAATTGCAGCTGACATTATTAGTGAAATTGTAGTCATGGCAACTAGTAACCCTGTGTTCTCCATCAGAGG GACATGTTTCTACACATTGTGTCTCATTGCCAAGACAACCAAGGGTGTGCAGCAATTGAAACAGTTGGGTTGGGTCAGTGTGTGTCACTCACATGAGCACAAGTGGCCAGTGGTCACTAATAAGAACATCAAGATGACCACACCTCCGCTGAAGAAAGAGAGGTCTATTGTACAACAGAAGTCACTACCAGAAGTGGTGTTGTCTGAGGAGTCCCCTGACATCATGGCAATGAAGAGAAGAGCCATGTTGAAAAAGTCAAGTAGCACAATGGCTAGTGCCATTCCTCAGAAGATTACAGAAGGGAAGGTGTTTGAAGATGTGTCTGATGTCATGGCTACATCACAACGAACAAAGGGGGAATTCCCACGATCACGAGCTAACAACATGTCACCACAGCAACGACCTATCAGTATGATATCATTGAGTAGCCTGGAGGG GGAGATGACATCACCACCTTCAGGGACAGACAAGCCCATGACAATAGGATCCTCTCATAAGACTAGTAGTACTGGTAGCTACCTGGGGTTGTGTGTGCCACTGGAATATGATACAATGTATAAG TTTAAGATGGAGTCATTCAAGGGATCCTGGCCAGCCTCATTTCCTGCCAATCTGGATCAACCAGGTGTTGTTGGCCTCTCGCATGATCCATCCCAGTGTCTACAATGCTCATACAAGCCATTGTCACAACAGCGGCATTACAGTGTTGACTTCAAGGATCATGTGACCTTTGTACCTACTAATGCTCAGCAAGAGAACAAGATGCGGCCAAGAACTGGGACAAATGACAGTGCAATAAGTAGTGATAGTAGCCACACCCCTAACCAGACTGCAGCAATGTATCATGTGACCAGCCACACCCCCAACAGGAATGACAGTGGATTGGATGAAGAAGCTGAACAGCCAAAAAGGAGAGGCAGTTTAGCAGGCAGTTTAGGAGGCGTGGCTGCTATTAGTGAACTATACGACAGTACGGACTTCACATCCAGTGGTGGCTCACATACCACAATTGATTCTCATGTTAGTCACTTAGTACGTAGTATTCATGAGGAAAGAGAGGCTGTGCGTAAAGATGTGTTGAGCCTTGTGACCAAATTAAGTAGTGAGGTAGCTGCGAGAGCTAACACTCAGGGACTCAACTT ATTATTTGAACAGTACCCGGAAACAGCCCAAGATGTCTGCCTCTACTCTCAAGTCAGTGACCTACTTACTGTCTACCAATATAGCATGGCAAGACGTCGAGTGGTACAGTCAAAGTTCCAAGACATGACATTTGACTCT ATATTCCCTGATGATCATCAAGATGATTGGAGCGGTGGTAACAAGACTGCTCATCAGAGCCCACTAGTACATTGTGACAGTTTCACTGGAAGTGTTCCTAGTAGTGTAgtgaagcagcagcagcagcgtcGGCGTAGCAGTACTGGGGACCTCGAACAACTTCAAGATGATATCAAGAAGTCAGTAAAACTACAATTGGGACAAACAGATGAACAAACAGACATTAGCATTAGTAACAGAATGTTGTTGCCAGTTAAGATAGAAGCTATAGGGACACCTAGTTCTGTTGACTCAGCAGAACTAAACCCTATTACTGTAGTAACACAACTGCAGAACGGACAGGCCAAAGAAGAAGACATTATTCGTATTCATCATCAATCAGCTGAGAATGGGAGTGGAGACATTGCATCATCTAATGCCTGA